From one Pedobacter faecalis genomic stretch:
- a CDS encoding glycoside hydrolase family 2 protein, whose protein sequence is MNNFKKGVMVMLCQMAALCLYSQVKLGKHQLDTRWTKISDDRLPLKEHPNPQFKRSGWGNLNGLWEYAIIEKNSSKDQGGKILVPYPIESFMSGVGQKLSPTQTLCYKKKFNKPTTNKGKRILLHFGAVDCEATVVLNGLDIGTHSGGYTEFSFDITDELKQGQNELVVKVQDLSDSGLNPHGKQTLDPKNIYYTSSSGIWQTVWLEVVPEKFISGLTITPDIDKSVIKVTVKSAHNADVSLEVAGKKIKGKSNTQIIVPIRNPRLWSPDDPYLYDLTVTLGKDKVYSYFGMRKVAIQKDEKGVDRIFLNNKPYFNLGTLDQGFWPDGLYTAPTDEALAFDIKAIKAMGFNTIRKHIKVEPARWYYHADKIGVLVWQDFVNPNQGLPEGAKQAFEKEVKETLTQLHNHPSIITWVVFNERWGAYDQKRIADWVKATDPTRLVNAHSGEYLYVDNKLREDSKEPYVGSDMTDVHSYPDPRDPMTIAGKAKVIGEFGGIGVSVPGHQWDDLKGWGYVQVQPKDLADKYAGMISKLKVLKDAGLSGSIYTQPFDVEGEENGLMTYDREIIKIPLTRLREMHGQLIDLSTKGFALDKQFIIGKDLDVKDTDDRFAELYDVYKNGQVDSATLRRLTLMVMRKKDFTKVLELANAYKKTWKQPAFAENLKFDKAVLDFLTPEIKAKINPVLLSKEVTSNTGELEKEIVEKYGEYGEQVFWDVEALSRYLAKDISSWLKIKNKLNMKYPEFTSVFILNNDAWFLFENSLDRAALETALLWSKKAVEKEPTANYYDTYANLLYKLGRKDEAIEIEEKALTLEPGNGSIEDVKKALEKMRAGLPTWPTQEKQ, encoded by the coding sequence ATGAACAACTTCAAAAAAGGTGTAATGGTAATGCTCTGCCAGATGGCAGCACTGTGTTTGTATTCTCAGGTCAAACTAGGAAAACATCAACTGGACACAAGATGGACCAAGATTTCGGACGACAGGTTGCCCTTAAAGGAGCACCCAAATCCTCAATTCAAAAGGTCTGGTTGGGGGAATCTGAACGGGCTTTGGGAGTACGCTATAATAGAAAAAAATTCAAGTAAGGATCAGGGAGGAAAAATACTCGTACCATATCCCATTGAAAGTTTCATGTCCGGCGTTGGACAAAAACTGTCACCTACACAAACTCTTTGCTACAAAAAAAAATTTAACAAGCCAACAACAAATAAAGGCAAAAGAATATTACTTCACTTCGGGGCAGTTGACTGTGAAGCGACAGTTGTCCTAAATGGTTTAGATATAGGAACACACAGCGGCGGATATACTGAATTTTCATTCGATATCACCGACGAGCTCAAACAAGGCCAAAACGAGCTGGTTGTGAAAGTCCAAGATTTAAGCGATAGCGGTTTGAATCCTCATGGCAAGCAAACATTGGACCCTAAAAACATTTATTACACCTCAAGCAGCGGCATCTGGCAAACGGTTTGGCTGGAAGTTGTGCCCGAAAAGTTCATATCGGGTTTAACAATTACCCCTGATATAGATAAGTCTGTTATTAAAGTCACGGTTAAATCTGCTCATAATGCTGACGTCAGCCTGGAAGTCGCAGGAAAAAAGATCAAAGGAAAAAGCAACACACAGATAATCGTTCCGATTAGGAATCCCAGGCTATGGAGTCCCGACGATCCATACCTATACGACCTAACGGTAACCCTTGGAAAAGATAAGGTATATAGCTACTTTGGTATGCGGAAGGTCGCGATCCAAAAAGACGAAAAGGGTGTCGATAGGATTTTTTTAAACAATAAGCCTTATTTCAATCTTGGTACGCTAGATCAGGGTTTCTGGCCTGATGGCTTGTATACCGCCCCTACTGACGAGGCCTTAGCGTTTGACATCAAAGCCATAAAAGCGATGGGTTTTAACACCATTCGCAAACACATCAAAGTGGAACCTGCAAGATGGTACTACCACGCAGACAAAATCGGGGTCTTAGTTTGGCAGGATTTTGTGAATCCTAATCAGGGACTACCAGAAGGTGCAAAGCAGGCATTTGAGAAAGAGGTTAAGGAAACGCTAACACAACTGCATAACCATCCTTCTATAATAACATGGGTCGTGTTCAATGAGCGCTGGGGAGCATATGACCAAAAACGAATTGCCGACTGGGTAAAAGCTACCGACCCAACCAGGCTTGTAAATGCACATAGCGGTGAGTATTTGTACGTCGACAATAAACTCAGAGAGGATAGCAAAGAACCTTATGTAGGCAGCGACATGACCGACGTGCATTCATATCCGGATCCGAGAGATCCAATGACGATAGCAGGAAAAGCAAAAGTGATAGGTGAGTTTGGCGGCATAGGCGTTTCAGTGCCGGGCCATCAATGGGACGACTTGAAAGGTTGGGGGTATGTGCAGGTGCAACCTAAAGATCTGGCAGACAAATATGCAGGTATGATAAGTAAGTTGAAAGTATTGAAAGATGCGGGTTTGTCAGGAAGTATTTACACCCAACCGTTTGACGTAGAAGGGGAAGAAAATGGATTGATGACCTACGACCGGGAGATCATTAAAATTCCTCTAACGAGACTGAGGGAAATGCACGGGCAGTTGATCGACCTCAGCACCAAGGGTTTCGCACTTGACAAGCAATTTATAATTGGAAAAGATTTAGATGTTAAGGACACCGACGATCGATTTGCCGAGCTTTATGACGTTTATAAAAATGGGCAGGTTGACTCTGCAACATTAAGGCGACTAACGCTGATGGTAATGCGCAAAAAAGACTTCACCAAAGTATTAGAACTTGCAAATGCCTATAAAAAGACATGGAAACAACCTGCCTTTGCAGAGAATCTTAAGTTCGATAAAGCCGTGCTTGATTTTTTGACGCCCGAAATCAAAGCGAAAATTAATCCGGTGTTATTGAGCAAAGAGGTCACTTCAAACACAGGCGAGCTTGAGAAAGAAATTGTTGAGAAATATGGCGAATATGGAGAACAGGTGTTTTGGGACGTAGAAGCACTTAGCCGGTATCTCGCCAAGGACATATCAAGTTGGCTTAAGATCAAAAATAAATTGAATATGAAGTATCCAGAGTTCACATCTGTTTTTATATTAAATAACGATGCTTGGTTCTTGTTCGAAAATTCCTTAGATAGAGCTGCTCTAGAAACGGCGCTGCTATGGAGCAAAAAAGCTGTAGAAAAAGAACCGACAGCTAACTATTATGATACTTATGCGAACTTATTATACAAATTGGGCAGGAAGGACGAAGCGATAGAAATTGAAGAAAAGGCCTTGACGCTTGAGCCAGGAAATGGCTCGATCGAGGATGTTAAGAAAGCCCTAGAAAAGATGCGTGCAGGTCTACCAACATGGCCCACACAGGAAAAACAATAA
- a CDS encoding Crp/Fnr family transcriptional regulator, producing MGRLNGEALKRLLQPYSFNNLYYRRPAVLQREGCVPKYAYYVARGFVLVYGYDPECNTYVRAIYDEHSFLALNCFMLQQQSEYTIIACADTLVWRISYPDMERARRGHADCEDIFWRASAECLESAEALKNGLRSQNPENRVFAFYRKFPCLLPPRKSIVKSRDIASYLLLSHDQLKRFRIRLRDKQLLRY from the coding sequence ATGGGCAGATTGAATGGTGAAGCGCTTAAAAGGCTTTTACAGCCATATTCTTTCAATAATTTGTACTACAGAAGGCCTGCCGTGTTGCAGCGTGAGGGCTGTGTTCCGAAATATGCGTACTACGTGGCGCGGGGATTTGTGCTGGTGTATGGTTATGATCCGGAATGCAATACCTATGTGAGGGCCATTTACGATGAACACAGCTTCCTGGCGTTGAATTGCTTTATGTTACAGCAGCAATCGGAGTACACTATTATAGCTTGTGCAGATACACTGGTATGGCGTATTAGCTACCCGGATATGGAACGTGCACGTCGCGGCCATGCTGATTGCGAAGATATCTTCTGGAGAGCTTCAGCGGAGTGCCTTGAGTCGGCCGAGGCTTTGAAGAACGGGCTGAGGAGCCAAAATCCTGAAAACCGTGTCTTCGCTTTTTACCGGAAGTTTCCATGTTTGCTGCCGCCCCGGAAGAGTATTGTTAAAAGTCGCGACATTGCCAGTTATCTTTTGCTTAGCCACGACCAGCTTAAGCGCTTTAGAATTCGGTTGAGGGATAAACAGTTGCTGCGATACTAA
- a CDS encoding RagB/SusD family nutrient uptake outer membrane protein encodes MKNTYKRRDAVAIVTVLIALTTFYGCKKLIEVEAPIDQIVSKEVYNSDATANAVLIGIFTRLSNSMFTGQGLSMKAGLSADELIPVTDPSNLLSILYTNSLTNEGDQLFWQELYELIFRANSAIEGIGESTKMSDKIRGQLLGEAKFLRAFAYFYLVNLYGDVPLLTSTEIQKNSLAGRVRKSLVYDQIVKDLKEAQLTLSEEYLDGNSTNFVAERLRPNRSTATALLARVYLFIGNWEDAEEESTNLIEDKSLFKIETLERTFLKDSKEAIWQLQPTEAGVNTYDAQAYVLAEGDGVSVPGPNGFERPVYLSNYIYDEFEVGDRRKDIWTAVVTVDGNAFPYSFKYKIWERNKPRQEYLVMFRLAEQFLIRAESRANLGKLSGANSALDDINVIRHRAGLKDFTDGSKESIIDEILTQRKFEFFLEFGHRWLDLKRTGKVDEIMSKVAPSKHGVWLPYKSLYPIPVTDLRTNPNLKNNQNPGYPSN; translated from the coding sequence ATGAAAAATACCTACAAACGTAGAGATGCAGTTGCTATTGTGACGGTACTCATAGCATTAACAACATTTTATGGTTGCAAAAAACTGATTGAAGTTGAAGCTCCAATTGATCAAATTGTGAGCAAAGAGGTGTATAATTCTGATGCTACGGCAAACGCTGTGTTAATCGGAATTTTCACGAGATTAAGTAACAGCATGTTTACTGGTCAAGGTCTCTCTATGAAAGCTGGCTTATCAGCGGATGAGTTAATCCCAGTGACAGATCCGTCTAACTTATTGTCTATATTATATACTAATTCTCTTACAAATGAAGGAGATCAACTGTTTTGGCAGGAGTTATATGAACTTATTTTTAGGGCTAATTCCGCAATAGAAGGAATAGGGGAATCAACAAAAATGAGCGATAAAATTAGAGGCCAGTTGTTAGGAGAAGCTAAGTTTCTAAGAGCATTTGCCTACTTTTACTTAGTTAACCTGTATGGAGATGTTCCACTTTTGACATCGACGGAGATTCAAAAAAACAGTCTAGCCGGAAGAGTAAGGAAGTCATTAGTTTACGATCAAATTGTCAAAGACCTAAAAGAAGCTCAACTGACACTAAGTGAAGAGTATCTTGACGGCAATTCTACTAATTTCGTAGCTGAACGTTTAAGACCAAATAGAAGCACTGCAACCGCACTTTTGGCCAGGGTTTACCTATTTATTGGAAATTGGGAAGACGCGGAGGAAGAGTCAACGAACCTCATTGAAGATAAAAGTTTATTTAAAATCGAGACTCTGGAAAGGACCTTTCTAAAGGATAGCAAAGAAGCGATTTGGCAGTTACAGCCAACCGAAGCGGGCGTAAATACATACGATGCGCAAGCCTATGTGTTAGCCGAAGGGGATGGTGTCTCAGTACCAGGCCCAAATGGATTCGAAAGGCCTGTATATCTCAGTAATTATATTTACGATGAATTCGAGGTGGGAGACCGGCGTAAAGATATTTGGACAGCAGTAGTCACGGTAGATGGGAATGCCTTTCCGTACTCTTTTAAATATAAGATCTGGGAAAGAAATAAGCCTCGTCAAGAATATCTCGTCATGTTTCGACTGGCTGAACAATTCTTGATTCGTGCAGAATCCCGAGCAAATTTAGGGAAATTGTCAGGAGCCAACTCCGCTCTAGATGACATTAATGTGATTAGACATAGGGCTGGTTTAAAAGACTTTACTGATGGCAGTAAAGAGTCAATAATAGATGAGATATTGACTCAGAGGAAATTTGAGTTTTTTTTAGAGTTCGGACATCGATGGCTTGACCTCAAGAGAACAGGGAAAGTTGATGAGATAATGAGCAAAGTTGCCCCCTCAAAACATGGTGTGTGGCTGCCGTACAAGTCGCTTTATCCAATTCCTGTCACTGATTTACGAACCAATCCGAACCTTAAGAACAATCAAAATCCAGGCTATCCCTCAAATTAG
- a CDS encoding Crp/Fnr family transcriptional regulator, producing MKLLRSINPDIELPPQLEPLLRNEMDEIHPVHHEVLVHQGDLPLYAYYIIRGYVYVTYICDAGVRHVLRFYRSNSIVAFLSFLEQKASPYTICAGKDTILSRVRITTMKKVYLITGMYEFAQRTVMLYDAAKEKLREDMMGLPVPERVRMFYKVYPFLLPAESARMDLFVAAFLKISDSTLYRTRYSVI from the coding sequence ATGAAATTACTACGCAGTATCAATCCGGATATTGAACTGCCGCCGCAGCTGGAACCGCTGCTACGGAACGAAATGGATGAGATTCACCCTGTGCATCATGAGGTGCTGGTGCATCAGGGGGATCTTCCGCTGTATGCGTATTACATTATCAGGGGTTATGTGTATGTAACGTATATATGCGATGCCGGGGTAAGGCATGTGCTGCGCTTTTACCGCAGCAATAGCATTGTGGCTTTTCTGAGTTTTCTGGAGCAGAAGGCTTCGCCGTATACGATTTGCGCGGGTAAGGATACGATCTTGTCGCGCGTTAGAATAACTACCATGAAAAAGGTTTACCTGATAACGGGTATGTATGAGTTTGCGCAGCGTACGGTGATGCTGTATGATGCTGCCAAGGAGAAGCTCCGCGAGGATATGATGGGTTTGCCGGTGCCGGAAAGGGTGCGGATGTTTTATAAGGTGTACCCTTTTCTGCTTCCGGCCGAAAGTGCGCGTATGGATTTGTTTGTGGCGGCGTTTTTGAAAATTAGTGATAGTACGTTGTATAGGACCCGTTATTCCGTCATTTGA
- a CDS encoding alpha/beta hydrolase family protein: MLKYLISIIICHCAIPSALAQKRPLAIDSFKSWESLGDKKEISGDGRYVGYSYGSVTSGTYLILQGIKENYRKLFGAFRGEIKLSFTDDSKTLVFINESHLNLFDIRSEKLESIGAVQDFKLFRAGKENWLVYKTTDQSLYVRNLNTKQLKKISAQTNTYEIDEENLGILICTRSSILSYHLTKGKCDTVFKSSNYLAVTSHKKTTQIAFLSTGANERDYSVWYYRRGMKCSTKIVDSTTCGVKSKFCIDNGNIAFTLDGQAIIFNAKNAVPSSDNFKDTSAGGKIWNYKSPFINRYKQMSTIRLIYRLANRKVFQLNTDTTRLTMEEKSNYMLETSNDMNEDEYYWNSQTYSLNIVSLLDGSKKLIKTFQKSHKLPRANFSPSGKYVVWADYAERAYFAYEIETRETRKISGQVSEALFDEQTEIPARKSFFGRCGWLPNSDNILVYDKYDIWSLDLSGKREPVNITHGLGRLNNVQFRKLEANNLPSSTLLISAIKIDDKKSAILLWDVKSEFSFDTTRLNNVAYYTVNTSRSYGVYYSLDKPQKSRYHKTYLVSRMSATESPNLFVTEDFKSLRRVSNIFPEKNFNWMYTELIKWRLPTGEETSGILYKPEDFDANKKYPTIFNLYEKKSDEANVYKPPRLSNGDLDISWYVSNGYLVFAPDFQYKTGRNSEYITNTIVSAVDYFRKFTWFDPGKLGVQGHSFGGYETNILITHTHLFRAAQQSAGVCNLINEFSEIWGDRTRQTFNQFNQLNTGTKPWADPATFIRNSPIFFADNVTTPLLIMHNPNDEKVYFSQGVELYAALRRLKRPTWLLKYDNEGHELGSSTNRWDFTVRQQQFFDHYLKNKAMPNWMVGN; this comes from the coding sequence ATGTTGAAATATTTGATCTCGATAATTATTTGCCATTGTGCAATTCCATCTGCTTTAGCCCAAAAAAGGCCACTTGCAATTGACAGCTTTAAATCTTGGGAAAGTTTAGGAGACAAAAAGGAGATCAGCGGCGATGGGAGGTATGTCGGGTATAGTTATGGATCCGTCACTTCTGGAACCTATCTGATCCTTCAAGGAATAAAAGAGAACTATAGAAAACTCTTCGGTGCCTTTAGAGGTGAGATCAAATTGTCATTTACTGACGATAGCAAAACCCTAGTTTTTATCAACGAAAGTCATCTAAATCTCTTCGACATACGGTCTGAGAAGTTGGAGTCAATCGGAGCTGTTCAAGACTTCAAGTTGTTTCGCGCCGGTAAAGAAAACTGGCTGGTATATAAAACGACTGACCAAAGTCTGTATGTGAGGAATCTAAACACAAAACAACTCAAAAAAATATCGGCTCAAACTAACACGTACGAAATCGATGAGGAAAATTTAGGTATTCTTATCTGCACAAGATCATCCATACTTTCCTATCATTTAACCAAGGGCAAATGTGACACGGTGTTTAAGTCTAGTAATTATCTAGCAGTAACTAGTCATAAAAAGACGACCCAGATAGCATTTTTGTCAACCGGGGCAAACGAAAGAGATTACTCTGTATGGTATTATCGTCGCGGTATGAAGTGTAGTACAAAAATAGTCGACAGCACCACATGTGGAGTTAAATCAAAATTTTGCATTGACAACGGTAACATTGCATTTACGTTGGATGGACAGGCTATAATTTTTAATGCCAAAAACGCCGTACCCAGTTCAGACAATTTTAAAGACACTAGTGCCGGAGGAAAAATTTGGAATTATAAAAGTCCATTCATTAATAGATATAAGCAAATGTCAACTATTAGGTTAATATATAGGCTTGCAAACCGTAAAGTTTTTCAATTAAATACGGACACCACTAGACTAACGATGGAAGAAAAAAGTAATTACATGCTTGAAACTTCTAACGATATGAATGAGGATGAATACTATTGGAACAGTCAGACTTACTCATTGAATATTGTCTCATTACTTGACGGAAGCAAAAAGCTGATTAAAACATTCCAAAAGTCACATAAGCTGCCTAGGGCGAACTTTTCACCGTCTGGCAAATACGTCGTATGGGCAGATTATGCGGAGCGAGCGTACTTTGCTTATGAAATTGAAACAAGGGAAACACGAAAGATCTCCGGACAAGTTTCCGAAGCCCTTTTCGACGAACAAACGGAAATACCAGCGCGAAAGTCTTTCTTTGGGAGATGCGGCTGGCTTCCTAACAGTGACAATATTCTCGTCTATGACAAATACGACATCTGGTCACTTGATTTATCCGGAAAAAGGGAGCCTGTGAATATCACACATGGGCTCGGTCGGCTAAACAACGTTCAATTCAGAAAATTGGAAGCTAATAATCTTCCGAGCAGTACCCTTTTAATATCTGCAATAAAAATAGACGACAAGAAATCAGCCATTCTCTTGTGGGACGTAAAGTCAGAATTTAGCTTCGACACCACTCGCTTAAATAACGTTGCTTATTATACTGTGAACACATCAAGGTCGTATGGGGTTTATTACAGCCTCGACAAACCTCAGAAGTCTAGGTACCACAAGACGTACTTAGTCTCGCGTATGAGCGCGACCGAATCACCAAACTTATTTGTCACTGAAGACTTTAAAAGTTTGAGAAGAGTAAGTAACATTTTTCCGGAGAAAAATTTCAATTGGATGTACACGGAATTGATAAAGTGGAGGCTGCCGACCGGAGAAGAAACATCTGGAATTCTTTATAAACCAGAAGATTTCGATGCTAATAAAAAGTACCCGACCATATTCAATTTGTATGAAAAGAAAAGTGATGAAGCAAACGTTTATAAGCCACCCCGCTTAAGCAATGGAGATCTAGACATTTCCTGGTATGTAAGTAATGGATACCTCGTATTTGCTCCAGACTTTCAATATAAGACGGGACGTAATAGTGAGTATATAACAAACACAATAGTCTCCGCAGTTGATTACTTCCGAAAATTTACATGGTTTGATCCGGGAAAACTTGGTGTACAGGGGCATAGCTTTGGAGGGTACGAAACAAATATACTAATTACACACACTCACCTATTCAGGGCGGCACAGCAGTCTGCCGGTGTATGTAACTTGATTAATGAGTTTTCAGAGATTTGGGGTGATCGAACAAGACAAACATTCAATCAATTTAACCAATTAAACACTGGTACAAAACCATGGGCAGATCCTGCTACTTTCATCCGGAACTCACCGATTTTCTTCGCAGATAATGTCACGACGCCATTGCTAATTATGCATAACCCGAACGATGAAAAAGTATATTTCTCACAAGGCGTTGAGTTGTACGCAGCTCTAAGACGACTTAAAAGGCCGACTTGGCTTCTTAAATATGATAATGAAGGTCATGAACTGGGTTCCTCAACGAATAGGTGGGACTTTACTGTTCGACAGCAACAGTTTTTTGATCACTATTTAAAGAACAAGGCGATGCCAAATTGGATGGTAGGCAACTAA